From the genome of Buteo buteo chromosome 4, bButBut1.hap1.1, whole genome shotgun sequence:
AAATGCCATACTAATAATTTAAATACTATTTAGGGTTTGTGGTGGGTTCtattgttggttttgttttaatctgtCGCCTTCAGTTTTCTCAAATCCTAGTTTTCTGGGTTGCTGTGTACACAGAATGACTTTCTGTGACTTCTGCTTGCACTTAAACAAAGTACACTGCTTTCAGTTTGTATAGTCTCCATAATGCTGAGCTCCACTTTGGTGTTCATCCTAGCATGCGTTATGGTGATGCTGTCATGCTCAGCATCCGGACCTATACAGGATAGGGCTAGTTTGCAAGTGTACCTTAACCAGTTCCTCTCTCCCATATTTTAGTATATTTTCACAGGTAAAAATGTTAGACAcagattataaaaaaataattgttaacttactttgaagaaaaaaaaatcacttttaagaTGCTTTTCAGTGAAGGATCTCAAAGCATGAACAAGTCAAAATTatacaaataatttctaatattCTCAAGTAAAATACAGATGTTTTATAGTAGTGCTAATACAGAAAGTGTATGTGTGGTGGGATGGAAcagtaaaaaacccaaccattaTCTCCATTAAACTAGAGGGGGAAATTGGAACTTGATGGAGTAAAATTAGCCAAGTTGAAATATGCTATATATCTTCTGCACAAAGACTAGATGAGTAGGTTTGCCTCAAGAGAATACAGGATTTGCTCCTAGAAAATGTGGAGGTACATCTTTCCATGTCTTGCAGCTGTGTGTGCAAATACATGTGAAAGGAAGAAGTTAACTTTGTTCAAGTTTGTGAAAGCTATAGAGAGAATTAGAAAGTCTGGCTTTACAATGATCTTTACATATACAAcatattttatgtaaataataACCAGCGTTAACAATTCTTTGAAATTTGATCAAAAATTAGATTATTCTGATccttctgggatttttttttttttttttttttttagccaatGAGTGCAGCTCTGAGGGAGCGATTAAGGAAAACAAGACGCTCATTTAATGCTAATTTTACAGTGGCAAAGCGGCTCAAAAtagatgctgaagaaaaagactGTGCTGATGCTGACAAAGGGTGCTTGCCAAAGACAAGTACAGATTGTTCCAGATTACAAGGTGGTTCTGAAAATCTAGAAAGAAATGGCACTGGACATACATGTTTCAAAAGTCGCTTACAGGAGAGTGGTCTCTCTGGATCAGCAGAGAATTCTGATGTGCTACAGATTGATCTTAGTCAGCAACAGTccctggaagaaaaagtaaggCTGGTGAAACAAGTgcaagagaaggaagagctACTTCGAAGGCTCAAACTGGTTAAGATGTATCGATCTAAGGTGAGCTGAACCTCTGAAAAAGCACTTTTAAGTCTTTCTTTGAAGTGGAATTCATAGTGTAATCCTCATTATTAATTTAAGCAACAGTACCGACtcacttttgtgtgtgtggtgtttgtGTATTGTCTCAGTTTAaggcattttataaaaatacatctgcagcgtagcacccccccccccccccccccccccccgcatttcagcaaattacaaaatttttttttgttttgtcccaATTTCAGAACAACCTGTCTGAACTGCAGGCTTTAATAGTGAAATGGAGAAATAGCACCCAGCTGATGCTGTATGAACTACAGTCAGCCTTTTCTGCAGATGGCAAGAAAGTGAGTCTCACTCAGCTGATAGATACTTTTGGATTAGAAGACCAGTTACTGCACTACAGCAGAACAGAAGAAGATTTTGTTGATGCATAATCTACAGGTGCAAAGCTTTCAATTACACatatgcaaaagcagaaaatactgaatgaaTTCTGATCACATAAGAAGTGTTGATCAGACAGTGGACTTTATACTTTGAGGTTAGGTTTTCTCAGGAGATACTTGTAAAGCTATGTACCTAGATACAGTAGGCACTGTAAAAGGCATTACTTAATGGAAAAGATTGAACTCATGCTGTTTTGGAA
Proteins encoded in this window:
- the SFR1 gene encoding swi5-dependent recombination DNA repair protein 1 homolog, which produces MEEPVLENLPSLCHTPKDSGTAGPQGTSSGKQPMSAALRERLRKTRRSFNANFTVAKRLKIDAEEKDCADADKGCLPKTSTDCSRLQGGSENLERNGTGHTCFKSRLQESGLSGSAENSDVLQIDLSQQQSLEEKVRLVKQVQEKEELLRRLKLVKMYRSKNNLSELQALIVKWRNSTQLMLYELQSAFSADGKKVSLTQLIDTFGLEDQLLHYSRTEEDFVDA